A window of Rhododendron vialii isolate Sample 1 chromosome 11a, ASM3025357v1 contains these coding sequences:
- the LOC131308730 gene encoding putative F-box protein At3g17480 has translation MVLECLTRIPHLWDKLICSFIIRKAGFFMRDLPEDILIDILSRLPGDYVLECRRVCKQWLALTLTPNFVELHLKRATPVLFLPRLFDMFIFDERAKANQMIKKMSAELMSLESPHTPHLYGSCNGLLVLCERFPNRLYFVWNPLTGERVTVRPPVYESEVCGFFFHPRTKDYRLLFKYAEGMDFKFFIYSLGGQLWRKLDNFPYEPSALATTLNGALHWMVHPFRINDNDDICSNSIMIFNMDTEEFCSKPHPGEGCISLEPHWDMCIFEMKGKLALYMLDGLDVHVWVSEDYEKWIWGTRYLVGLHLDVERYHLDVERYPFSNMYCDYGKSSLGFLDIQNDELLFGWDLGGLFRCNLREKTVEQIYGVGIKQTCQDSKSCPFARSKLERYYGLHFFVRYANFERYEGLRFFVRYAKTFVSPSGFG, from the coding sequence ATGGTCCTTGAGTGCTTGACAAGGATTCCACATCTTTGGGATAAGCTAATTTGTTCATTTATTATTCGTAAAGCTGGCTTTTTCATGCGAGATCTTCCCGAGGACATCCTTATTGACATCCTCAGTAGACTCCCTGGAGATTATGTGTTGGAATGTCGAAGGGTATGCAAGCAATGGTTGGCATTAACTTTAACACCTAATTTTGTTGAACTGCATCTTAAGAGAGCTACTCCAGTTCTTTTCCTGCCACGGTTGTTTGACATGTTTATTTTTGATGAACGAGCCAAAGCGAATCAGATGATCAAGAAAATGAGTGCCGAATTAATGTCCTTGGAATCGCCACATACACCACATCTTTATGGGTCGTGCAACGGGTTGCTTGTGCTTTGTGAGAGGTTTCCTAATAGGTTATATTTTGTCTGGAATCCTCTTACAGGGGAAAGAGTAACTGTAAGGCCTCCGGTTTATGAAAGTGAGGTATGTGGGTTTTTCTTCCATCCACGTACCAAAGATTACAGGCTGCTTTTCAAGTACGCGGAGGGCATGGATTTCAAGTTCTTTATATACAGTTTGGGAGGCCAGTTGTGGAGAAAACTTGATAACTTTCCTTACGAACCGAGTGCTTTGGCGACTACACTAAATGGAGCCCTACACTGGATGGTTCACCCTTTTCGCATAAATGATAATGATGACATTTGTAGCAATTCCATCATGATATTTAACATGGACACTGAGGAATTTTGTTCTAAGCCTCATCCAGGAGAGGGATGTATTTCACTGGAGCCGCATTGGGATATGTGCATCTTTGAGATGAAAGGGAAATTAGCTCTCTATATGTTGGATGGCTTGGATGTCCACGTGTGGGTTTCGGAGGATTATGAAAAGTGGATTTGGGGGACAAGATACTTGGTAGGGCTTCATTTGGATGTGGAACGTTATCATTTGGATGTGGAACGTTATCCGTTCAGTAATATGTACTGTGATTATGGGAAATCATCCCTTGGCTTTCTGGACATCCAAAATGATGAGTTGCTGTTTGGATGGGATTTAGGAGGTTTATTTAGATGCAATTTGCGTGAGAAGACTGTCGAGCAAATTTATGGAGTAGGTATCAAGCAAACATGTCAAGACTCTAAGTCTTGCCCGTTTGCCCGTTCGAAGTTGGAACGCTATTACGGCCTCCATTTTTTCGTTCGTTATGCCAACTTCGAACGCTATGAAGGCCTCCGTTTTTTCGTTCGTTATGCCAAGACTTTTGTCTCACCAAGTGGTTTTGGGTGA